ATGGGACTGTCCAGGCCCAGGTGTGTCCCACCCTGCTGATCAGTGTGCTTCCTAATCCCCTGCAGACAGAACACAGCAGTAACAGAGCAGACAAGCAGAGGGACCGTCAAAACCCCACATTCAAAACGATGTTCCCATTTTGAGTACAAAGTGACAGCCCTAGTACTTGCATGTGTCTGATCATATTTCTGAAGCTTCCTTGAGGTGTGGAACTGATGATATTAAGAtgatctatgtttctatcttgTATTACAGGTATTTGCTCATCGCCTGGCCTCTGTGGTACCGCTTCAGAAGAACCGTGAAGGTCTCAGTGGTGGTCTGTGTTGTGGTCTGGGTCTTAACTTTGGTCATTATCGGATGTGCCATTCTCATGGAACGCTATATGAACATGTTGTTTGCAGTCATCTCCTTCATCCCCTTCCCTGTGCTCATCTTCTCAGTGGTTGGGACCTTTAAAGGCCTGTCTGCTGccatctctgtgtcctctgaggAAAAACGTCGAATTGTTGGAGCTACGATTCTGGTGTTGCTTAATTACACTCTGCTGTTCCTGCCTCTCATAATGTGGGGCATAACAATAGATTATACTATGGCTCACCCTTTAGCATTCATCTGCTTCAATCCTCTTGGAGACTTGGTTCTGTATGTTTTCATGAGAAAAGGGGCCATAGACAAGATTTTAGCCTCTCTGTGTTGTTGCAGGatagaaacacagcagcagcagattattGCTGTAAATGATAATAACATGACGACATTCAGGTCTGTGTAGGGAGAGAAAACTAATTTCTAATTTCAGAAATTCagggaaataaaaaggaaggaacaaaaacaaatgtttctATACAAGCTTTGTctcttaaaaatgtattttatattctcTTCATTTGCAAACACAAATTTGTTTGTTGAGGTTATATTTAGGCGTgttgattaaataataattcttGTTTATTTCATCATTGCATATTTCCCATACATGTGGTTTTAAAAGTCACGCTCGTTTTGCAGCCTTATTATAGAGATTCAGGGAAACAAGAACTCAATCAAAGCTTTCCGAATAGACAAGATTTTAACACTGTTCatttaaattgcttgttttgaagttttaatgaaagtaaacacagaaacTAGTTTCTGTAGCAGCCATTACGGCTCATTTCTTAGGGATCTACATCCAGGACAGATTGCAATTTGATTACATGTGTGAGATTGTGGCTGcctttacatttattcaagctTATGCTAGAAAGGTAAACAAGAGATGTTGTATAAAGTTGCTTTTTATTCTTAATTGTGATATTTCTAttgctgttttcattttggtttttaCTTAGTCATgtactttttgtgtgttttattcatgtatatTGATTTTATATTCATATCTGTAATAGTTGCTTTAATTGACACCTTGTCTTTTTTgactttcattattttattgtgtgttatgCGTGTACAGCACATTTATGATCTGTTTTTGAAAAGCACtatttaaatagttaaaatgatgatataCTATTAAAATGCACTCCTGCCtagcttttttcccctcctcagATAAGATGTAGATAATCACTCAACATATATATTGTAGCCTGTTTGCATGCACAGAACACAACATCACACTGCAGCTTTCAAAGGTAAAATTTATGTCACAttgctttgaaaaaaatgaacataCGTGTGTACAGTTATTGTTAACATTGCTCTCTTAAAGAGCATGGTCTGTATGTAAAAACTTTTTTGATTTGGCGCAAAACAAGACAGGAGAGACGAGGACAGATGTAACCTGGTCACTATGCTTCGAGTCCTGACCTCACATCCTATGAGCTGTTATTAGCTTGGGGCTACACACCTACTGCCCAAAGGTTGATGCCCAGAAATGTCCTGAACGCAGCAAAGTAAtaggaaaataataatttacaagcagaggacagagtctctgtggataaattaaattaataataatctatttatttaatgatATTATTTGTGAGGGTatcctcactttacttttagtgtttaaaacacaaacacaggcaaaCAGTATGCAATATATATTAATCTAGAAAACTCAATATCTGATAACAAGTTTGTATGTGTCAAATATTGACCTTAACATTAAACTTACAGGAAGCAGAGTCACATGTGTCACATTGCTAGAGAATTAGCAAATGTTATTATGCAACATCCTGAAATTAAGATTAAAACAGAAGATAAAGTGTTGCAAGCATGAAGCTCTGAAGACAcaactgaccctaaccctaaccctaaccaggcAGAATTGAGGCTCCTAAACTTTGGAACTGTCTCCCACTAGATTTAGGATCTGTGGACCTCTTTGATAAGCAGCCACCGACTAGCTACTTTATCTCTATTTAGTGTTTTATTCTTATCgtcttgttattttttattgtgaagcactttgtgatgtGTTATTTACACTATATTCATGCTTGCTTacccttttttcattttgttggaTTCCTCATACACATAGATAAGCTCACTTagtaagtgtaaaaaaaagagagagagaaaaaaaaaagtagagagGACATTGGTTATCAAGAAACCACCATGATATGTGTCAAATACAGATGTAGATTATCTGTCCAcatacaccaaacacacagcGGATATATTCTGCACGCTGGCTGGATGcagaggacagaaacagacatcaGCATACAGAAGTCATTCAGGTTGTGGTCCTGCTGCTTTCAAAGgtacatttaatacatttatcacTTTATTGTTGATGAACAGACAGTTCAGAGGTTTTGGTGCACGTACATGTAGAAAATGTAGAGTCATTAAGATGAATATGCAGAAAGGTGATGTGTTCACTTACTACTGAAGAGCATTTACACAATGATGCTATCACTTTGCTAAGAAATATAttagtatatactgtatctgaCATTTGACTGAATCTTTGAAATTAGTTACTATGTTAACTGCAAATTTCTGTGTGTAATGTTGTGTAATGTTTTGAGTTTGCTGTATTTGTACTCTGCAGTCTTCGTGGTTATCACTGATAGTACATGTTATCTTGATGTTTCTTAGCATCCAGCGATGCTAATGagaatttattaattaattcaacATCCCCCTGAATCAGTCCCTGGCACTTCTTATATAATGCCATCA
This portion of the Scomber japonicus isolate fScoJap1 chromosome 14, fScoJap1.pri, whole genome shotgun sequence genome encodes:
- the LOC128373298 gene encoding G-protein coupled receptor 4-like translates to MDGVNSNFSYFDDYYDYYDYYDFFTHQLSVHYTELYIVCWIIVVICPPLIILAIYCLYSLVQHSHVAPIYVINLLISDLIQIGGMAMWLGKPKGVLAMITYYTHVHGIIASVCFMVCISLERYLLIAWPLWYRFRRTVKVSVVVCVVVWVLTLVIIGCAILMERYMNMLFAVISFIPFPVLIFSVVGTFKGLSAAISVSSEEKRRIVGATILVLLNYTLLFLPLIMWGITIDYTMAHPLAFICFNPLGDLVLYVFMRKGAIDKILASLCCCRIETQQQQIIAVNDNNMTTFRSV